TGAAACAATGAGGCAGCTGTGTAAGGAGGCTGAGTCGTGCAACTTACGCTGCTTCTAAATCCAGCACAAACCAATGAGCAAAGGATGTCAAATGTCAGCTTGCTTTCGTCTGAGGAAAGAAAGTATCATCAAGGTATGTAAGCACAGGATAGGGCTGGTGAATCTCAGGTTTGATGTATAGTCCCGTGCTAAGATTGTACTGCCCATAAACACTGGGGTGTTGCAAGGTtctttgaggtggaaagagactTCTGCCTTTACTTGCTGTGCCTTTGCTTTGCAGGGACTAGGTATGTTACTTAATTACAAAGGACAAGGTACTCTTAGgtacttttttttaacaacataGTTCTGCATTGCTAATTCTAGCAATTGTAACTTCAGATTTCAGGAGAAGGTACACCTGGCCACGTCCTAGCTCCAAAGATGGGTGCTAGATTGCAGAACTCTTTTTCCAGTGAGGAGACAACAGCTTATAGAGGGGGAATTGCAGGTTGATGGTGTTAATATCCCTCCAACTGAAGCTTTAGGGGTACAGATTTGATATTGTCCCAGAGGGGTCTGTGATGATTGAAGGGATCTTCAGGTCATATTGTACATCAGTCTGTTTCAATGGAAGTCACCTTTGCCTTTACTTTCTCACATTATGGCATTCTATGCTATTACTGCTTGATTTCAGAAACGAGCGTACAAAAGCTACGTGCGGGCCCTTCCCATGCTAAAGAAGATGGGAGTCAGCTCCATCCTTCTCCGCAAGACCATTGGTGCCCTAGAAGTCGCGTGTGGTATTGTCATGACATTGGTGCCTGGTCGCCCCAAAGATGTGGCCAACTTTGTCCTCCTCATCCTTGTGCTGGCTGTGCTCTTTTTCCACCAGCTAGTGGGGGATCCACTCAAGCGTTACGCCCATGCCCTAGTCTTTGGGATCCTGCTTACTTGTCGTCTGCTGATCGCCCGCCAGCCTGAGGAGCAGCCACCAGAAAGGAGGATCCTGTCAGTGAATGGGGATGAGCAGCCACTCATCCATGAAGCAGCTCCTGAGAAAGGCAAAATGAAGGTATCCTAGTTGAGTGCGAGTGAGAAATATGGACCCTCGAGGCAGCTCTCTCCAAAATTACccagaaaatttgttttttatttacctATTTATATTTTTGTCTGTCTAAATAAAGTTGCACTTGGGGTCTGAGAGACACGTGGTATGTCTACACTGTAgtcttgcttttgctgctgcccTGTAACGTAGAAAAAGACAAGCTATCTTTCACCAGGACAGCGTGGAGGCAGTTAGCAGTCTGATTGGAGTAGCACCAGCCTCAGCAGGAGCTGCAAAACCAGCCTGAGAGCATGGGCAAGGACTTGGGCAGGTAGTCATGCTAACTGGGCACTGCTGCAGTGGGGACATTAGTCCCTGAGCATCAGCCCCAAGCCCCATGGCAGTTGAAACCTAGCCTGGATCCACTTCTGCTATGTGGCAGCTGGGTGGAACAGCGCCAGCGTGTTCCTGTGCTGGCTGGTGCAGCCCCATCCACAAATCTACATTTCCTTTTCCATAGTCAAGGGGGAAAGGCCCCTACCAAGCACAGAAGTGTTGTTTGTTGTGTCTGAGAGAGGGATCCCTTAGCCTTTGCTGCCTCTGTGCCCAGTCCTTTCTTTGGGTTGGTTCTCCAGGGAGAACATGGGATGCACTATTTGCATCTTCCTTCATTTCCACACTTTGCAGGTACTCTGAAACTGGGACAATGGCCTGATAACGGTAATTTTTTGCCTGCTTCACGCAAGGCAATGGCATCTCCTTACCCCTTTTGGCAGAGAGTAAGGATccctggggaggggatggggagcagaactGCCCAAAGAACTCCAAAACATCTGTCTGCTGTTGGCAAATAGCATCGTGCTCCCTATTTCCTTGCAaggaaaaatccctttttttccacaACTACTGCAACATTAATAGAATTGCCAGGTTTTGCTGCTAGATGAGGGTCTGAACGTGCCCAGGTACCTCACCGTTCATCCCAAGCACAGCTTTGGTGAGCTGCGGAAAGTCTCGTCGCCAGAGCTTGAATCCCCGTGTGTTGTATCTGAAATCTTACAGAGTGTCATAAGAAGCTTGTGTTGCCTCtgagtttgtttttcttcatgtttgtcTGTTTCTAgtttttccttaatttcttaattattcatgaaaataaactttgaaatttggagaaaaatgtcttgacagaaacaaatttcttttttgagagacatatctgaaaatatttttcctgtgctCAAACACTGCACCTAAGATGGGCAGAATCACGTCAGGGGTAT
The Opisthocomus hoazin isolate bOpiHoa1 chromosome 14, bOpiHoa1.hap1, whole genome shotgun sequence DNA segment above includes these coding regions:
- the TMEM35A gene encoding putative acetylcholine receptor chaperone translates to MASPRTVTIIALSVALGLFFVFMGTIKLTPRLSRDAYNEMKRAYKSYVRALPMLKKMGVSSILLRKTIGALEVACGIVMTLVPGRPKDVANFVLLILVLAVLFFHQLVGDPLKRYAHALVFGILLTCRLLIARQPEEQPPERRILSVNGDEQPLIHEAAPEKGKMKVS